ATTCCCTTTTCCCACCACGATAAGACGCAGAATGGTTATAGCCCTCTCCCTAATCATCAGCCGAGGCTTCATGCAGAGTAAAGCAGGTACAGGTTTATGGTGTGCACACAGGCCTTTTATACAACTGTCACCTAAAGGGGGTCACCATGAAAACATTGCACAATCCTGGCGCCTTTGTGTCTGGAACATACTATACTCTACTCCATACGAATtgggtagttttaatgttgtgactcaTCAGTGAATGCGTAAGTATGAAATGGGGTTCTAAAGAAGATCGTGCGAGATTGCTAGTCCTCCATCGACCTTTCATCGGTCATCCTGCATATAGAGGGCAAGATGCAGCAGATGACCGCTGTTTAAAGCTCTCCCATTTTACCAAAAATATGTGAACCCTATACTCCGAATGttactatttttgttatataGTTTAATATAAATTTCATGCGAAAAATAGTCTACATGTGTCTTTGTCATTATCCCAAGTTATTACCATTTTAATTTCAACTAATAAAAGTTACAATTTTATTAAGGAttacatatattgttttatatgctGCTTATGTCATCATCCTGAAGGGAGTGCACATTCGGTCTCTTGTGCTTTctcaatatttatttatgaaagCCACACCTGCAGACAGTTAACTAATTGGGAAGAGGTATGAGAAGAGCCACAGTTAAGGAAGATTAATCTGTTAGACGCTTTCATTGTAAGGGACAAAGGTGGGTAACTCGGAGACCAGTATCGAGTGGGTTGCAGTAATCACGGTAGGTCCAAGATGACTGTAAATAAGTCCTTTGGATGGATCTTGTTTTGGATAGGTATGGCAGGAAGGCAAAGATGCCAAGGCAGATTTATGCATGGTCTTACTGATGCTGTTACCTTGACTATGATACTAGGATTATTATTATACATAAGAAAAAAGTCGTTTAATTTTGCAGTAAAATATGTGCAAGGGTTAGAGACAGACGATTAAGGCAGTAGATGACTTCAGTATACAATACAATGGGAAAGACAAGTAGGGAAAGTCAGGTAGAATATTGGATTTGTGCAGATAATgcatttttatacaattttttaaataacaaaggAATGTTTGCAAGTTATTTACTAGCATAATTCACTTAAAATGTAACGTTTTATCCACCTCCTGTttgtattaaagtaaaaaaacctGCATGCTCGGTGTACTGCATAGATCGCTTGTGATGTGTAATTGTGTTTAACCTGTGTTATTCAGGTAATAACAAGGAATAGCTATATTCCCAGTAGCCTGATAAGAGAATAAAGAGGTAATTCAGTTCCGATTGCCCCTGGGAAAAACTCTTTGACACCGCCTGTTTCCCTGGAAACAGGATTTTCCCTAAGGTCTACAGAGTTAGACAGTGTGTAAGTATAGGTTTCTGTGCAGGGAGGGTGAGCGCCGGCATCCCATTGTGCTTACAAATAACAATCAGACAGGTTCATGCACTGCAGTACGACCGTTCTAGAATACGTTTTAAGGACATGAACTAATCACCTGAAAGACGCATGCTTCTCAACAAGTActctttgttattattttattcatgaaACTTAATAGGAAAAGTGAAAATGTTGCATAATTTTTAATTCTAATTATTGTTAgcgtttatatagcaccaacatattccgcagagctttacCATTTCAGTCGTTAAGCTGGTATCAAGCCAGGCTCTAAGCCTGTCTCCGAGAGAAAGTGTGTGTCCATCAGTGGCCCATTTATTTACACAGTGGGTGAGCCGTACAAAAAATATTTCTAGAATTTAGAAGCCAGCCAGGTTTTGAAGGAGCTATGCATGTCTGTAGGATTTGTTATAAAATGCTCATACGGTAGGAAGGTAGTTAAACAAGTGGTATTAGTTCTAGGACAGCGATCCTCGATGACCACGGGTTGGTAGAGTGGAATACAAATGCTCTGCCTAGTGCAGGATGAGAAAAGAAGTCCACATGTCTTATTATTgtcatataccgtatttttcgctccataagacgcactttttttccactcaaaaatgaaaaattcactttttgtatcacacaccTTTGTTGCAATGCAGCTCCccctcccatgtgttccctattaagggttaataaatatataggggtgCATATAAAAAATTAAACGAGGTAGGCACACTCAATATGAAATATAAGCAAGCTCCCAAATGGAGCTCTATGAAAACACGAtatgggttaataagtatataggggtgtatataaaaaatacccctctctgtctcagtggagctatctttgccagaagctcaaggaagcaaggtgaagggtcagtgtaggacccgcctaggggggtctgccttgacgttggcaggtgggcattccctccaatggccattggagtaactaaatgacctccatttgtctaaatatacatagggattaagagaGCGCAGGTGACTTTTTTTCCCTTtggtttttaactatatattggggctgatgtgtactgtggtcatatTTTATTGCATATCTTGGCTTGCTGCTTTATAGGAGCAACATCTGTAGTCCTCTTTGGTCAAAAACATTGCATTACTAGTTCTTTGCATACTATGTAATGCATTATTCCTCCATTTCTTCAAACTTAATTCTGTATATTTGTAGATTATAGACAACCATATAATacttgcatacattttttttttaatcctaatTGTGTAAGGATTCTCGTTTCAGGTCTGTGATGTCTGGCTCTCGTCAGATCCGTGTGTTCCCCTCTCCTTCAGAGCTTGCACTCTCTCTGGCCCAGATCCTGGTCCATGAGTCTCAGGGATCAAATGGTTTTAAGCTGGGTTTGTCAGGAGGAAGCCTGGTACAGCTACTGAGCCGGGAGCTGCCTAAAACCCCTGGACTCTCTACCGAGGGTTGGAAAGTGGCCATGTGTGATGAGAGGCTCTTGCCATTTTCTGATCCAGAGAGCACATATGGCGAGTACCAGGTATGCATGTATACTCtaaataataatgacaataaatGATCCATTTAATAACATGCCCTATTTGTACACAGAATCATTGGTATGGCCATATAGCCACCTAATGCAATGGCTAAATCCCTTACTTTCTTGCACTATGTATAATGCTTTGATGATTTTAACAGTGCACTGTTAGTGCTTGCTTGTGGAGACCTGCAgcatatagataatatataagtTTACATTAAATGCAGAAGCCCACTTTGCAGGGCTTTGAGAAAGGTCAGACTTGTGGATTTGAGAATCTACTGGTCCAAACTAGGAAACAATACTACTTTTCTCTAAGAAGCTTGTAACttgcatttaaagaaacactgtagcgttaggaatatgaAGCTCAATGTGtaactggtagacagccactagaggcagtcttaaccctgcaatataaaaattGAAGGTTCTTTGGAACTGcagttttagattgcagggttaaagggacaggaacacagcacccagacgtaCTGAGTCCATTCATGATGGTAGTTGCTCCCTGTGTGTGAACCTATGTGACCATTGCCATTACATTCCATGTTTTACAGTCCAAATTCATTACATGCTTTCactgacttaaagggactctatagtcacctgaacagctttaggttaatgaagcagttttggtgtatagaacatgcccctgcagcctcactgctcaatcctctgccatttaggagttaaatccctttgtttatgaaccctagttacacctccctgcatgtgacttgcacggccttccataaacacttcctgtaaagagagccttatatagggtaaattacatctgtttgaaagtgaaaccagttttttttttcatgcaggctctgtcaatcatagccaggggaggtgtggctagggctgcataaacagaaacaaagtgatttaactcctaaatgacagtgaattgagcagtgaaattgcaggggaatgatctatacactaaaactgctttatttagctaaagtaatttaggtgactatagtgttcctttaaaaaaacaacctgtTTTCAGTAGCTGCAATTAGCAGTAGAGCTCAGTTGAGATATGATATGATCCGTCCTGGATTGCTCTCTACACTACACCCCCTTGCAACTTTGAAAATTCTTATTAGTCATGCAAAACTGTAACATCAAtgacaaagaagaaaaaaacgcaTGCTTTTGGGAGGGGGAAGATATGCTAAAAAGAACGCTGTAAACTGTAATCTAAAGAGGGCTACAGTTAATTTCTTCTAGCCAAATTAGTGACCTGGAAAACTGAGGTTGTCAAGTCCTTACCTGTCCTGATATATGTTACAGATATGGAGATTAGCTAACACAGAATGCTGAAACTGTAACTTTCTAAATTTTGTTTGGGGCCCAGTTAATTGAATGAGTCCAGGAAACCTGCCAAATAATGCATCTACACCCACATTTAGGTTAGAAGTGCAAATCCCCAGAGCAGATTTTGCATTTTCTGGGCTATTTAtggatatatataataaaaaaaaaaatatcaggagaCAGAAACATCTGAAATAAGCACAAAATCTCAGTTTAGTTGTAGGAACATACAGTATCCGTTCTCTTGCAGTTCTTACAAAATACTTTAACTTTGCACTGAAATAATATCTTTCATATTTAGACCTACCATGCAGCACATTGCTCAGATGTCGACGATCATAGGTATTAATAGTGAGTCTgcacaataatttaaaaaaaaaaatgcaaattaccAGTGTGTAGTGTAATGAGAACATATAATTCCATATATACAgttgtgattttaaaaaaataaatctgcattGCACATAAAATAGAAGTAATCGGTAATAGAGCTGTACTTCCCTTTGACATTCCTAACTTTTCAGAATCTGGTACAGTAAAGCTTGCTGGCATCTGTGCCCGCGTTTTGGGGATGATCTCATCCCAAAGCTTTTCTCTGAATGCTTCAAGCAGTTTGTCAGAAAGGGCACAGGATAACAAGGGGGTGTAAGTTGtttatgtttataatgtttttttttgtttctccaaCAACTTTTATTTTTGGTTAGAAAACAAAAGCAAACTTGTACATTCGGTGCCCTCCACTATTATTGGCACCATTGGACCTTAAAATTTGAAGAATGGTCTTGCCACATCAGGCATTGTAGGAACATACTCAGAACTGTAACATAAAGTATTGACTAAAAGGGTaccaataattgtgccacacatattTTACATAAacctttgttgttgtttttttaattgtttgatatccatgagagcagaatttttttaacaaaaggtaatacaaaaaaaagacaaattttCACAGCCTTttttttgctcatatttaccaagggtgccaatattagtgtGGGACACTGTACACGGGGTTAGTAAAAACTTTGAAAATGTTACTCTGACGCtgtattatgttttaattatagAACTTTGAGGAGTGGAATAAATTGAAATTGTTCATGGGAATCCCCTCATCCACTAAATAGCATGTTAAGTATTCAACTTTGGAACCCCTTTTTGCCAGATGGGGTTGctatcttttaaataaaaaaataaaaaaatctgtaccATACGATATGACTTGATGGGTTTGGTAGATCTTCATGTTCACAACTATAACTTATAATAAATTAATTGGGGATAAATCCAAAGAGAATTCATTAGAACAAGTTAGTGATAGAACTGCAGTTGTTTTTGGACTTCAAGAAGATCTCCTCAGACACAAACCGCTGTAGTTTGATAGTTGGAGGGCCCTGGTTGGATACTCCCGGTGTAAAACATAATAACTCTGGTTTTAATCAGCAGCATCTTTGATACACAGAGTACATGGCTTGTCTCCTGGCTCCCTGACCTATAAAACCACCACAGAATCAAAACCGTGGAATGAGATCTGGTTGGAAAttgtgttttgatttattttaagctaCTCTATCTATTATATGGCAACAAATGAACCTCTCATATGTTAGAACAGTATTATGTTAATTTTAAAAAGCCTTTAGTTTAAATTgtgtctggcttttattttatttataataatgatATTTTATTGAATCTTTCTATgctgaacatatttttttttcctttttcacaatTCCGTGCTTGTTTACTTAGGTTGTGACCTAATAAAATAGAATACATGTGGACTTACACttgaatatatttcattttattttattttccagcgTCACCTTATCTCACAAGGCATCCTTTCAGAGTCACAGTTTGTCACAATCAATCCCTCACTACCCGTGGAAGAAGCCGCAGCAGACTATACCCAGAAACTACGGGAGGTGAGCCCTGGGCACAGGTGTTGCTTTGGCAAATGCCTTTCTTTAGCCCCAGGATGTGTGTGCAATCATCTACATATGAATTGTAGGCAACTTCTGAGCACAGACTATTTCTGCATTCTTGGTGTCTACTACTGTCCCACTAATGTGTGCACTACTGTGTACACAATCCCACTCTTGCTATTTATGTTCTCCATCGAGGGGTTTACAAGCCCCTGACAGGTACCAGCATGCTGTCATTTAAGATTCTTTCTCCTTAGCTCTTCCCTGGAAGTGACCTGCCAACCTTTGACCTCCTGATTTTGGGAATTGGCCCAGATGGACACACTGCTTCCTTGTTCCCAGGACATTCCCTACTACAGGTACGTGGCCCTACTTTTGTAATTCGAGAGGATTACAGCGATCTTTTGTCTTTCCTTTGTAACCACTTTCTCTTGGAcccttctttatttatttgtatatacgtACAGTGTTTAAAAAAGTTCGACCCTCCTCTCTCAGCTGGCGAGTAGAAATTAAGCCCTGGCATGTTTTAAATGGTCCCACCAGGGCCTGTAAGGATTTCTAGTGCTGCTCAGAGGCGGCATTTCAGCTGGGAAGGCAGTTGCATGGTCCAAGCACACGGCCGTCAGATGTACTTTAAATATTCCTGGGGGACCTCAAGCTCCTTACTTAAACCCTCCCCTTTACCTGCACTCACTGGCTTTTTGAAGGATAGATACTGGGGCATGGTTAATGTAACCTTCTGTGTACAAATCGGTTAGCTtctttccctcctcctcctcttcaccCCATACAGGATAGCTTGAAAGTAAGTGGAAATCTCAATTTTGACTAGGAGAGTGTTCCTAGTCTAGGAGAGGTCTGGGAGAGTATTTGGGTTTCCCATTTTCATTAAAAAAGGTTTGATTCGTAAGAATCACTGCCACACCAGGTACTGAGAAGAGTAGGCTGCCAAATACAATATGCAAACTTGGGATAGTGTTTACAGTGACCCCTAAATGCCAAACAAACCTTGGGGAGCATACATATAGGAGAACATATGGCTCTGATGCAGTGTGTAAAAGTACTTCTACCTGATTGAAAAGTGTTAATATGGCAGAATGCATCCTTTCCCCCCAAAATACAGTGCAAAATGATGAAATATGATGAAATATTAGGAAACTGATAAattatttattcaataaaaaacaaattattataaaCTGAGAAACACATGTCAAAACACAGGTGAAAATAGTCAGGCTATAACATGTCTCGTAATATATGATTATACAGCTTCCCAAAGCAGCTTTTAATACCTAAATTGTGacattaagaatttttttttttttgtccataacAGTCTGGTATTAACAGATTAAACCGTATTTTCTATTTGTTATATCTGTGAGCCATTCCAGTGTAACAAATTACTAACCCCCACCTCCTTACACACCCCTACCTGACTCACACCCCTTCTTTCATTCTCAATTGATATTCCCGCTTTAGCGTTTATAAGTACACCAgtcttatattattttttgtttgcctCCCTCCCAGGTAACAGATCAGATTGTGGCTCCCATCAACGACTCTCCAAAACCTCCGTCTGAGCGGGTTACTCTTACACTACCTGTCCTAAATGCAGCGAAAACCGTAGTATTTGTGGCTACAGGAGAGGGCAAAGCAGCGATCTTGAAAGTACGTGGATCTGTTCTTTTCTGTTTTGTCACAGTGTACTTATACTCCTTGTTACAGTGTCACCAAATTAAGCTACAAGAGGCAGTTTTACATGTGTCTCAAAGTTTATTTTAAGTATCTAATTAAAAAGATATATTATCCCTTAGGTTTTAGATTCCTGCTAGCCAGGGTTCATAGAAAAACTAGATGTGAACCCTGTGCTTCAATCCTGCCTTCAGTCATGCCTACACACTCAAATTCCTTCACTAGCCTCTTAGGACAACCCTGCCTTGGAGCAAAGACTAAGATCTCATTGTGCCCCATAAATCATACTGATTTTCAGGGTCTCACCTTGAAAGATTTGGGTGATTGAAGACTCCACAGTGAGGCTCATATTGCTAGCTTACATACTCATACAGTGTCTGCCTGTATTGCTGTTTCAACTGATAGCATACAAGACGATCACTAAGTTTTGTTTGCCAATTGggatttttttggttttgttttgaagcttcagtgttttttctttttttgttttttttgttttattatttaaactgATTTACTCCTTCTGGATAGGGAATCC
This Pelobates fuscus isolate aPelFus1 chromosome 3, aPelFus1.pri, whole genome shotgun sequence DNA region includes the following protein-coding sequences:
- the PGLS gene encoding 6-phosphogluconolactonase, with product MSGSRQIRVFPSPSELALSLAQILVHESQGSNGFKLGLSGGSLVQLLSRELPKTPGLSTEGWKVAMCDERLLPFSDPESTYGEYQRHLISQGILSESQFVTINPSLPVEEAAADYTQKLRELFPGSDLPTFDLLILGIGPDGHTASLFPGHSLLQVTDQIVAPINDSPKPPSERVTLTLPVLNAAKTVVFVATGEGKAAILKRILQEEEPEPLPAARVLPVHGKLLWFLDEPAARELTCPVEKHSVL